ACCGCGCAGGAGACTTCTGCGCGCGCACCGATCAAGACCTGGTCGCGCCGCTCGACGATCCTCCCGGATTTCGTCGGCCTGACCTTCAGCCTCTACAATGGCCGCAAGTTCGTGCCGATCACCGTCAACGAAGACATGGTCGGTCACAAGCTGGGTGAATTCGCGCCGACGCGCTATTTCCCCGGCCATGCCGCCGACAAGAAGGGCAAGCGCTGATGTCGAAGCCAGCATCCCCCCGCAAGGTCGGTGAGAAGGAGGCCCTTGCGGTCGCCACCTCCGTCCGCGGCTCGCCGCAGAAGCTCAACCTGGTTGCGGCGCTGATCCGCAACCGGTCGGCCGGCGACGCGCTCAACATCCTCTCCTTCTCCACGAAGGCGATGGCTGTCGACGTTCGCAAGTGCCTCGCTTCCGCCATCGCCAACGCCGAGAACAACCATAATCTCGACGTCGACGCGCTGGTCGTGAAGGAAGCTTCGGTCGGCAAGGGCCTCGTGATGAAGCGCTTCGCCACCCGCGCCCGCGGCCGTTCGGCCCGGATCGTCAAGCCGTTCTCGCGGCTGCGGATCGTCGTCCGTGAGCAGGAGGCCGAATAATGGGTCATAAGTCCAATCCGATCGGCATGCGCCTGCAGATCAACCGCACGTGGGACAGCCGTTGGTACGCCGACGGTGCCGACTACGGCCAGATGCTGC
This genomic window from Sphingomonas abietis contains:
- the rpsS gene encoding 30S ribosomal protein S19 — protein: MARSVWKGPFVDLSLLRKAQTAQETSARAPIKTWSRRSTILPDFVGLTFSLYNGRKFVPITVNEDMVGHKLGEFAPTRYFPGHAADKKGKR
- the rplV gene encoding 50S ribosomal protein L22 — translated: MSKPASPRKVGEKEALAVATSVRGSPQKLNLVAALIRNRSAGDALNILSFSTKAMAVDVRKCLASAIANAENNHNLDVDALVVKEASVGKGLVMKRFATRARGRSARIVKPFSRLRIVVREQEAE